A genomic window from Quercus lobata isolate SW786 chromosome 10, ValleyOak3.0 Primary Assembly, whole genome shotgun sequence includes:
- the LOC115962810 gene encoding uncharacterized protein LOC115962810, whose protein sequence is MASFIHKLAKNRSSIRTITTLNTQLSPKPKLFLIPHQTHIAKTQKPEDYANNPIPLSGPTSGAEVEPTQLLRFFPSFPFGYCLNPVFSTGFERFAEGEAGEVEFDDSRTVWADSVKKKRKKKMNKHKYKKLRKRLRRKSRT, encoded by the coding sequence ATGGCGAGCTTTATACACAAGCTCGCCAAAAACAGATCCTCCATAAGAACCATCACAACCCTCAACACCCAACTATCTCCAAAACCCAAACTTTTTCTCATTCCCCACCAAACCCATATcgcaaaaactcaaaaaccagAAGACTATGCAAACAACCCAATTCCTCTTTCGGGTCCCACAAGCGGAGCAGAGGTGGAGCCCACTCAACTGTTGCGATTCTTCCCAAGTTTCCCATTTGGGTATTGCTTAAACCCTGTTTTCTCAACTGGGTTTGAGAGATTTGCCGAGGGGGAGGCTGGTGAGGTCGAGTTTGATGATTCGAGGACGGTTTGGGCTGACagtgtgaagaagaagaggaagaagaagatgaacaaGCATAAGTACAAGAAGCTTAGGAAGCGCCTTCGTCGAAAGTCTAGGACATGA